In Streptomyces sp. SN-593, a single genomic region encodes these proteins:
- a CDS encoding DUF6879 family protein encodes MFDSFATARPERLDRPAYHEEFFRIFSSGIRYMNKLERGQHFKERGFASWEAFAAGEWDAAIELIEERRGGYAQQMRDAGRLGVFQRRLRVVEFPLTPYVQWELHVLRVRTQEGDAVRVLDARTVADIEKQHPVPEVVVLGDVVMFEVKYDADGNADGANRFTDPALIAETSAGFDALYAGAEEYEAFFAREVAPLPPPSTTP; translated from the coding sequence ATGTTTGATTCCTTCGCCACCGCGCGACCCGAGCGGCTCGACCGCCCCGCGTATCACGAGGAGTTCTTCCGGATCTTTTCCAGCGGAATCCGGTACATGAACAAATTGGAGCGCGGGCAGCACTTCAAAGAGCGGGGATTCGCCAGCTGGGAGGCGTTCGCCGCCGGTGAATGGGACGCCGCGATCGAGCTGATCGAGGAGCGGCGCGGCGGCTACGCGCAGCAGATGCGGGATGCGGGACGCCTAGGTGTGTTCCAGCGGCGGTTACGGGTGGTGGAATTCCCGCTGACGCCTTACGTGCAGTGGGAGCTGCACGTCCTGCGCGTGCGCACGCAGGAGGGAGACGCCGTCCGGGTCCTGGATGCCCGCACTGTCGCCGACATCGAGAAGCAGCACCCGGTGCCCGAAGTGGTCGTCCTTGGCGACGTGGTCATGTTCGAGGTGAAGTACGACGCGGACGGCAACGCGGACGGCGCGAACCGCTTCACCGACCCCGCCCTCATCGCGGAGACCTCCGCCGGTTTCGACGCTCTGTACGCCGGCGCGGAGGAGTACGAAGCGTTCTTCGCCCGCGAGGTGGCGCCCCTGCCCCCACCGTCGACGACCCCGTAG